Proteins encoded by one window of Dioscorea cayenensis subsp. rotundata cultivar TDr96_F1 chromosome 20, TDr96_F1_v2_PseudoChromosome.rev07_lg8_w22 25.fasta, whole genome shotgun sequence:
- the LOC120251064 gene encoding bifunctional protein FolD 1, mitochondrial-like, with translation MRALLSKLAWTPSSMVLRGAFSSNRAAKNGGKDDILGPCLPDLWPTPSSLSPPPLPPSPSPIRDEELTPTIINGELIAKEIRSSIAEEVRQMKQAIDKVPGLAVILVGQRRDSQSYVRCKIKACEEVGISSRVAEFPVDCNDNEIVNAVSSFNEDPSVHGILVQLPLPQHMNEEKILSALSLEKDVDGFHPLNVGNLAMRDREPLFIPCSARACIELLLRSNVKIMGKNAVIIGRSRVVGLPTSLLLQRHHATVSIIHAFTENPEDITREADIVISAAGVPGLVRGNWLKKGAVVIDVGTNAIEDRGSRHGYYLTGDVCYLEALSVVSAITPVPGGVGPVTIAMLLSNTLDAAKLAYRLS, from the exons atgagagcTCTGTTGTCCAAGCTAGCTTGGACACCAAGCTCTATGGTACTGAGAGGCGCCTTCTCCAGTAACAGGGCAGCCAAGAATGGTGGGAAGGACGACATCCTGGGTCCTTGCCTCCCTGACCTCTGGCCCACACCCAGCTctctttctcctcctcctcttcctccttcacCTTCACCAATCAGAG ATGAGGAACTGACTCCAACAATCATTAATGGAGAGTTAATTGCTAAGGAAATAAGGTCATCAATTGCTGAAGAAGTACGGCAAATGAAGCAAGCGATTGATAAAGTTCCTGGTCTAGCTGTAATTCTGGTTGGTCAAAGAAGGGACTCTCAAAGTTATGTACGCTGTAAGATAAAGGCTTGTGAGGAGGTTGGAATATCATCTCGGGTGGCTGAATTTCCTGTTGATTGCAATGATAATGAAATAGTGAATGCTGTATCAAGCTTTAATGAAGACCCATCAGTTCATGGCATCCTTGTTCAGCTACCTTTGCCACAG CATATGAATGAGGAGAAAATTCTCAGCGCCTTAAGTTTGGAGAAAGATGTGGATGGCTTCCATCCACTAAATGTTGGAAATCTTGCAATGAGAGACAGAGAACCATTGTTTATTCCTTGCTCTGCAAGAGCATGCATCGAGTTGCTACTTCGGTCTAATGTCAAAATCATGGGCAAAAACGCAGTTATCATTGGTCGAAGCAGGGTGGTTGGTTTGCCAACCTCACTACTATTACAG AGGCACCATGCGACAGTGAGCATCATTCATGCTTTCACTGAAAACCCAGAAGACATCACTCGTGAAGCAGACATTGTAATCTCAGCTGCAGGAGTACCCGGCCTTGTCCGTGGTAATTGGTTAAAGAAAGGAGCAGTTGTGATTGATGTTGGAACTAATGCGATTGAG GATCGTGGAAGTAGGCATGGGTACTATCTCACTGGAGATGTTTGCTATTTAGAGGCATTGTCGGTTGTTTCAGCAATAACTCCAGTTCCTGGCGGGGTTGGACCTGTCACAATTGCGATGCTTCTTTCAAACACTCTTGATGCTGCAAAACTTGCATATAGACTATCTTAG